A genomic segment from Idiomarina piscisalsi encodes:
- the tuf gene encoding elongation factor Tu gives MSKEKFERSKPHVNVGTIGHVDHGKTTLTAAITTVLAKVYGGAAKDFAAIDNAPEEKERGITISTSHVEYDTPTRHYAHVDCPGHADYVKNMITGAAQMDGAILVVAATDGPMPQTREHILLSRQVGVPYIVVFMNKCDMVDDEELLELVEMEVRELLSEYDFPGDDLPVIQGSALKALEGDEEWAKKIVELADALDNYIPEPERDIDKPFIMPIEDVFSISGRGTVVTGRVERGIVNTGDECEIVGMKETQKTTVTGVEMFRKLLDEGRAGENIGALLRGTKRDEVERGQVLAKPGTITPHTKFEAEVYVLSKDEGGRHTPFFKGYRPQFYFRTTDVTGAVELPEGVEMVMPGDNLKFVVELIAPIAMDEGLRFAIREGGRTVGAGVVSKIID, from the coding sequence ATGTCTAAAGAAAAATTTGAACGTTCGAAGCCGCACGTAAACGTCGGCACCATTGGTCACGTTGACCACGGTAAAACTACACTAACTGCTGCTATCACAACTGTTTTGGCAAAAGTTTATGGTGGTGCGGCGAAAGACTTCGCAGCCATCGATAACGCGCCAGAAGAGAAAGAGCGTGGTATCACTATTTCAACGTCACACGTTGAATATGACACACCAACTCGCCACTACGCGCACGTAGACTGCCCAGGGCACGCTGACTATGTTAAAAACATGATCACCGGTGCTGCACAGATGGACGGCGCAATCCTTGTTGTAGCGGCAACTGACGGTCCAATGCCACAGACTCGTGAGCACATCTTGTTGTCACGTCAGGTTGGCGTTCCTTACATCGTTGTCTTCATGAACAAATGTGACATGGTTGACGATGAAGAGCTGTTAGAGCTGGTAGAAATGGAAGTTCGTGAGTTGTTGTCAGAGTATGACTTCCCGGGCGACGACCTGCCAGTAATCCAGGGCTCAGCACTGAAAGCGCTGGAAGGCGACGAAGAGTGGGCGAAGAAAATTGTTGAGCTAGCAGACGCGCTTGACAACTACATCCCAGAGCCAGAGCGTGACATCGATAAGCCATTCATCATGCCAATCGAAGACGTATTCTCGATTTCAGGTCGTGGTACAGTTGTTACCGGTCGTGTCGAGCGCGGTATCGTCAACACTGGCGACGAGTGTGAAATCGTTGGTATGAAAGAAACGCAAAAAACCACTGTTACAGGTGTTGAAATGTTCCGTAAGCTGCTTGACGAAGGTCGTGCAGGTGAGAACATCGGCGCGTTGTTGCGTGGTACTAAGCGTGACGAAGTTGAGCGTGGCCAGGTATTGGCGAAGCCAGGTACAATCACTCCGCATACTAAGTTCGAAGCGGAAGTTTACGTACTGAGCAAAGACGAAGGTGGCCGTCACACGCCATTCTTCAAAGGCTATCGTCCACAGTTCTACTTCCGTACAACTGACGTAACGGGCGCAGTAGAATTGCCGGAAGGCGTAGAAATGGTTATGCCAGGCGACAACCTGAAGTTCGTTGTAGAGCTGATTGCTCCAATCGCAATGGATGAAGGTTTGCGTTTTGCAATCCGTGAAGGTGGTCGTACTGTAGGTGCAGGTGTTGTATCTAAGATCATCGACTAA
- the hflC gene encoding protease modulator HflC, which produces MKNLIAIIVVVLVALGLSSIYVVKEGERAILIQFGKVERDAQTGEAMVFEPGLHFKIPFIEQVKKLDARLQTLDGDPDRFVTSEKKDLIVDTYVMWRINDFSTFYLSTNGGNILQAEALLTRRINSGLRSEFGNRTISDIVSGERDELMREALLQGAKSASDLGIEVLDVRVMQINLPDEVSQSIYQRMRAERQAVATEHRSEGKEQAEFIRADVDARVTVMLADAKRQSRELRGEGDAEAARIYAEAYEKDAEFFAFIRSMEAYTNSFGKGNDMLVLDANSDFFRYLQNMMGEKQE; this is translated from the coding sequence ATGAAAAACCTAATCGCAATAATCGTTGTGGTCCTGGTCGCACTGGGTTTGTCCTCCATTTACGTGGTGAAAGAGGGCGAGCGAGCCATTTTGATTCAATTCGGTAAAGTTGAACGTGACGCCCAAACGGGTGAAGCGATGGTATTTGAGCCAGGCTTACACTTTAAAATACCCTTTATCGAGCAAGTTAAGAAACTGGATGCGCGTCTACAAACTCTGGACGGGGACCCAGACCGCTTTGTCACCAGTGAGAAAAAGGACTTAATTGTTGATACTTATGTCATGTGGCGTATTAACGATTTCTCGACGTTCTACCTGAGTACAAATGGCGGTAATATTCTACAAGCTGAAGCACTACTTACCCGTCGAATCAACAGTGGTTTGCGTAGTGAGTTCGGTAACCGCACAATTTCAGATATTGTGTCTGGTGAGCGAGACGAACTTATGCGCGAAGCATTGCTGCAAGGTGCGAAAAGTGCCTCAGACTTAGGTATTGAAGTGCTAGACGTTCGTGTCATGCAAATTAACCTGCCTGATGAGGTGAGCCAGTCTATTTATCAACGCATGCGCGCTGAACGTCAGGCGGTTGCGACTGAGCACCGTTCAGAAGGTAAAGAGCAAGCTGAGTTTATCCGGGCTGACGTTGATGCACGTGTGACCGTTATGCTTGCAGACGCTAAACGCCAATCACGCGAATTGCGTGGTGAAGGTGATGCAGAGGCCGCTCGTATTTATGCCGAAGCATACGAAAAAGACGCTGAATTCTTTGCATTCATTCGCAGTATGGAAGCCTACACCAACTCGTTTGGTAAAGGTAACGACATGCTCGTACTCGATGCAAACAGTGACTTCTTCCGCTATCTGCAAAATATGATGGGCGAAAAGCAAGAGTAA
- the hflK gene encoding FtsH protease activity modulator HflK — protein sequence MAWNQPGNGGNNNDRDPWKNQGGKDQGPPDLDEAVRKLFAKFGFGGNKGGGSGGSSGIPSKGIGIIAIIAIIVWFIAGFYTVKEADRGVVLRFGQFHTMVESGLHWRPVFVDTVEHVDVNNVRSDKTEGYMLTQDENVVRVELDVQYRVVDPRAYLFNVQDADGVLSRATDSALRYVVGHTTMDEVLTRGREQVRADTLDMLESTMNPYSIGLQIVDLNLLPARPPEAVKDAFDDAIAAQEDEERYIREAEAYAREVEPLARGQVRRMLQEAQAYREQIILEAQGEVARFNELLPQYERAPEVTRERIYLDTLQDLYAKTPKVLVDVEGGNNMMYLPLEKLLERQGRNTETFSPPRVPEQGAGTSFNSEPQNTRNSNRSGGRN from the coding sequence ATGGCTTGGAATCAACCGGGGAACGGCGGTAACAACAACGACCGTGACCCATGGAAAAATCAGGGCGGCAAAGATCAGGGACCACCTGATCTGGATGAAGCGGTCCGTAAACTCTTTGCAAAGTTTGGCTTTGGCGGCAATAAAGGTGGAGGCTCTGGCGGCAGCTCAGGCATTCCAAGTAAGGGTATTGGCATCATTGCTATTATCGCCATTATTGTTTGGTTCATTGCAGGCTTTTACACCGTAAAAGAAGCTGATCGCGGCGTTGTGCTTCGATTTGGTCAGTTCCACACAATGGTTGAGTCAGGTCTGCATTGGCGTCCTGTTTTTGTCGATACCGTTGAGCATGTCGACGTTAACAATGTGCGTTCGGACAAAACTGAAGGTTACATGCTGACTCAGGATGAGAACGTGGTTCGTGTCGAGCTTGATGTCCAGTACCGTGTTGTCGATCCCCGTGCATACTTGTTCAATGTTCAGGACGCAGACGGTGTATTGTCGCGAGCGACTGACAGTGCGTTACGTTACGTCGTTGGTCACACGACAATGGATGAAGTATTGACGCGTGGTCGTGAGCAAGTTCGTGCAGACACTTTAGATATGCTTGAGTCGACAATGAATCCATATTCTATTGGCTTGCAAATTGTCGACCTTAACTTGTTGCCAGCACGTCCACCGGAAGCAGTTAAAGATGCTTTTGATGACGCTATCGCTGCACAAGAGGATGAAGAACGCTATATCCGAGAAGCTGAAGCGTATGCACGTGAAGTTGAACCGTTAGCGCGTGGTCAAGTCCGCCGTATGCTGCAAGAAGCGCAGGCGTATCGTGAACAAATTATACTGGAAGCGCAGGGTGAGGTCGCTCGTTTTAACGAGTTACTACCTCAGTATGAACGTGCTCCGGAAGTGACTCGTGAACGTATTTATTTAGACACGCTTCAGGATCTTTATGCGAAGACACCAAAAGTCTTGGTTGACGTGGAAGGTGGCAACAACATGATGTACCTGCCACTTGAGAAGTTGTTAGAGCGCCAAGGCAGAAATACAGAAACCTTCTCGCCTCCGCGAGTTCCAGAGCAAGGCGCGGGAACGTCCTTTAACTCTGAACCGCAAAATACTCGCAACAGCAACCGTAGCGGAGGTCGAAACTAA
- the secE gene encoding preprotein translocase subunit SecE, with protein sequence MSANNETQSSSLNSLKWIITIALLVVAIGGNHYYAEEISVLYRAIGVVVLVALAGFFASTTIKGRKFLSFAKESRTEVRKVVWPSRQEATQTTLIVVVATVIVALILWGLDGILVRVVGFLTGLEI encoded by the coding sequence ATGAGCGCAAATAACGAGACGCAGAGCAGTTCATTAAACAGCTTGAAATGGATCATCACAATCGCCTTGCTAGTTGTAGCTATCGGCGGAAATCATTACTACGCAGAAGAAATCTCAGTACTTTACCGCGCTATCGGTGTTGTCGTATTGGTGGCATTGGCAGGTTTTTTTGCCTCCACAACGATTAAAGGTAGAAAGTTTTTGTCTTTCGCTAAAGAAAGTCGTACTGAGGTTCGCAAAGTCGTTTGGCCTTCGCGTCAGGAAGCAACCCAGACCACACTCATTGTTGTTGTAGCGACCGTTATTGTTGCTTTAATCCTCTGGGGTTTAGATGGAATACTTGTGCGTGTCGTAGGCTTCTTAACCGGACTGGAGATTTAA
- a CDS encoding adenylosuccinate synthase: protein MSQNVVILGTQWGDEGKGKIVDLLTDKASLVVRYQGGHNAGHTLVIDGEKTVLHLIPSGILRSNVQCVIGNGVVLSPEALIEEIDMLEARDVPVKERLRVSEACPLILPFHIALDQAREKARGKEAIGTTGRGIGPAYEDKVARRGLRVGDLFNAERFEGKLKELVDYHNFALTEYYKTDAIDYDAVLKQCKEFAKLLKPMVADVPAMLDQARKNGDKVMFEGAQGTLLDIDHGTYPYVTSSNTTAGGVATGAGFGPRYIEYVLGIVKAYTTRVGSGPFPTELDCDVGQHLGVKGHEFGATTGRKRRTGWLDAVAMRRAVQINSVSGFCLTKLDVLDGLDELKICTGYKLADGTISEYPPMAAEDYDVVEPVYETLEGWQESTVGLTEHNQLPPQALAYISRIEALTGVPVDIISTGPDRNETIVLRHPFE from the coding sequence ATGAGTCAGAACGTTGTTATTTTAGGCACCCAATGGGGTGATGAAGGTAAAGGTAAAATCGTCGATCTGTTGACCGACAAGGCGAGCTTAGTCGTTCGTTATCAAGGCGGTCATAACGCAGGTCATACATTAGTCATTGACGGCGAGAAAACGGTTTTACACCTTATTCCTTCAGGAATTCTTCGTTCAAATGTTCAGTGCGTTATTGGTAATGGTGTTGTTCTATCACCAGAAGCACTGATTGAAGAAATTGATATGCTCGAAGCGCGTGACGTTCCTGTTAAAGAGCGTTTGCGAGTGAGCGAAGCTTGCCCTTTGATTCTGCCGTTCCATATCGCCCTTGATCAGGCTCGCGAAAAAGCTCGTGGTAAAGAAGCTATCGGCACCACTGGCCGCGGAATTGGTCCTGCGTATGAAGACAAAGTGGCGCGTCGGGGCTTACGAGTCGGTGACTTATTCAACGCCGAGCGGTTTGAAGGTAAGCTAAAAGAGTTGGTGGATTACCATAACTTTGCGTTGACTGAGTACTATAAGACCGATGCTATCGACTATGATGCAGTATTAAAGCAGTGCAAAGAGTTTGCGAAATTACTGAAACCAATGGTTGCTGATGTACCGGCAATGTTGGATCAGGCTCGTAAGAATGGCGATAAAGTCATGTTCGAAGGTGCTCAAGGGACATTGCTTGATATCGATCACGGTACTTACCCTTATGTGACGTCATCCAACACAACCGCTGGCGGTGTTGCAACGGGAGCGGGCTTTGGTCCGCGTTATATTGAATATGTATTAGGTATCGTAAAAGCTTACACGACTCGAGTTGGCAGTGGTCCGTTTCCAACTGAACTCGACTGCGATGTTGGTCAGCACTTAGGTGTTAAAGGCCATGAGTTTGGGGCAACAACGGGGCGTAAACGTCGAACAGGCTGGTTAGATGCTGTGGCTATGCGACGTGCGGTACAAATTAACTCAGTCAGTGGCTTTTGTTTAACCAAACTGGATGTGCTGGATGGTTTAGACGAATTGAAAATCTGCACCGGTTATAAGCTGGCTGATGGAACAATCAGTGAATATCCACCAATGGCCGCAGAAGACTATGATGTCGTAGAGCCGGTCTATGAGACGTTAGAAGGGTGGCAGGAAAGCACCGTTGGCTTGACTGAGCATAACCAGTTACCGCCACAAGCGTTAGCGTATATATCAAGAATAGAAGCGTTAACTGGCGTGCCAGTTGATATCATCTCAACAGGCCCGGATCGTAACGAAACGATTGTATTGCGTCATCCATTCGAATAA